The Pseudarthrobacter sulfonivorans genome includes a window with the following:
- a CDS encoding isochorismatase family protein, translating into MSTPRRALVLVDVQQQYFSGPLEIQYPPHQESLPMIVRAIDAAAVAGIPIAAIQHSAGEGAPVFAPGKPEFDLHPDIEDRRTDAWKGVVKQYGSVYADTDLAGWLRQHDIDTVTLAGYMTNNCILASAVEAEFLGFNTEVLSDATGAINIANDAGFAEAKTVHTTLMSLLNSNWAAVGTTDAWADALEARQALEKSDLGSSAMAGTARRAGA; encoded by the coding sequence ATGAGCACCCCCCGCCGCGCCCTTGTCCTTGTCGACGTCCAGCAGCAGTACTTCAGTGGACCTCTCGAGATCCAGTACCCGCCCCACCAGGAGTCCCTTCCGATGATCGTGCGGGCCATCGACGCTGCGGCCGTCGCAGGCATTCCTATTGCGGCCATACAACACAGCGCAGGTGAAGGGGCACCGGTCTTCGCCCCCGGGAAACCGGAATTTGACCTCCATCCCGACATTGAAGACCGCAGGACGGATGCCTGGAAGGGTGTCGTGAAGCAGTACGGCTCCGTCTACGCTGACACGGACCTTGCCGGTTGGCTTCGCCAGCATGACATCGACACCGTCACCCTCGCCGGCTACATGACCAACAACTGCATCCTGGCCTCGGCCGTTGAAGCGGAGTTCCTCGGCTTCAATACCGAAGTTCTCTCGGATGCCACCGGAGCCATCAACATCGCCAACGACGCAGGTTTCGCCGAGGCGAAAACAGTCCACACCACTCTGATGTCACTGCTGAACTCAAACTGGGCCGCTGTTGGCACCACTGATGCTTGGGCAGACGCCCTTGAAGCCCGGCAGGCTCTGGAAAAGAGTGATTTGGGCAGCTCGGCAATGGCCGGGACTGCCCGCCGGGCAGGGGCCTGA
- a CDS encoding transcriptional regulator produces the protein MPGLRGATGLRLIDGLDPLIHAPTRLQLITMLSAVSEAEFATWRTILEVSDSVLSKHVSALVDAGYLTVARAPTRGGGRRGSD, from the coding sequence GTGCCTGGGCTTCGCGGCGCTACTGGTCTTCGGCTGATTGACGGACTCGATCCGTTGATCCACGCCCCTACGCGGCTCCAGCTAATCACGATGTTGTCTGCGGTGTCGGAGGCGGAGTTCGCGACGTGGCGGACCATTCTCGAGGTCAGTGACTCGGTGCTGTCCAAGCACGTCTCGGCGTTGGTGGATGCCGGCTACCTTACAGTCGCAAGAGCACCCACGCGGGGCGGCGGACGACGTGGGTCGGACTGA
- a CDS encoding cation:proton antiporter gives MSFFQLSLIGAVALLGPLLALSQKWHLPVVLGQLLAGIAIGRTGLGLVDSSDPTFTFVADVGFALIMFVAGTHVPVRDQAIRPALGGGALRAGIAAVLAAAVGIVIAFAFGTGHAPLYIVLLASSSAALVLPIVDSLRLTGPKVLTTTAQVAVADIACIVALPLAVDPPNAPRAAVGAAVVAACAAVLFFVLRWLERSGTRGRMHDVSEDRKFALELRIQLALLFALSGLAVAGHVSIMLAGFSFGLVVAAVGEPRRLAHQLFAVSDGFLGPVFFVWLGASLDLRTLAGSPRMILLGICLGFGTLLVHGSLRLLGQPLPLAVLAASQLGVPVAAATIGSQLHLLEPGEAAAMILGALISIGASTIAGSRAARMFTQPAPAPAGKPSEGGPTVAA, from the coding sequence GTGTCGTTCTTTCAGCTTTCGCTGATCGGCGCGGTCGCGCTCCTCGGTCCGCTGCTGGCGCTATCCCAGAAATGGCACCTTCCCGTGGTGCTGGGGCAGTTGCTGGCTGGTATCGCCATCGGGCGCACGGGTCTGGGACTGGTGGACTCCTCGGATCCCACGTTCACCTTTGTGGCCGACGTCGGGTTCGCCCTCATCATGTTCGTCGCCGGGACTCATGTCCCCGTGCGGGACCAAGCCATCCGCCCTGCACTGGGTGGTGGCGCCCTGCGTGCCGGCATCGCCGCAGTGCTCGCGGCCGCCGTCGGAATCGTCATTGCCTTTGCCTTTGGCACCGGACATGCTCCCCTTTACATCGTTCTGCTCGCTTCCTCTTCGGCAGCCTTGGTCCTGCCGATCGTCGATTCGCTGCGGCTGACGGGACCAAAGGTCCTGACGACGACGGCGCAAGTGGCGGTAGCGGACATCGCCTGCATTGTGGCGCTTCCGCTTGCTGTCGACCCACCCAATGCGCCGAGGGCAGCCGTCGGGGCAGCCGTCGTCGCAGCGTGCGCTGCGGTTTTGTTCTTTGTCCTTCGCTGGCTGGAGCGCAGCGGCACGCGCGGACGGATGCATGACGTGTCCGAGGACCGGAAGTTCGCCCTGGAGCTGCGGATCCAACTTGCCTTGCTCTTCGCGCTCTCCGGGCTTGCCGTCGCGGGCCACGTGTCCATCATGCTGGCCGGGTTCTCCTTCGGCCTGGTGGTCGCAGCGGTGGGAGAACCCCGGCGACTGGCTCATCAACTCTTCGCCGTCAGCGATGGCTTTCTAGGGCCGGTGTTCTTCGTCTGGCTGGGCGCATCCCTTGACCTGCGCACCCTCGCGGGAAGCCCCAGAATGATTCTCCTCGGGATTTGCCTAGGATTTGGAACGCTGCTGGTCCATGGAAGCCTGCGGCTCCTCGGCCAGCCTCTGCCGCTCGCGGTGCTTGCAGCGTCCCAGCTGGGAGTGCCGGTTGCCGCCGCCACTATTGGCTCCCAATTGCATTTGCTGGAACCGGGAGAAGCCGCGGCCATGATCCTCGGGGCCCTCATCAGTATCGGGGCGAGCACCATCGCGGGCTCACGGGCCGCCCGCATGTTTACCCAGCCCGCCCCGGCGCCGGCGGGCAAGCCATCCGAAGGCGGCCCGACCGTGGCTGCGTAG